Proteins encoded together in one Jaculus jaculus isolate mJacJac1 chromosome 7, mJacJac1.mat.Y.cur, whole genome shotgun sequence window:
- the Cmtm5 gene encoding CKLF-like MARVEL transmembrane domain-containing protein 5 isoform X2, translating to MFSAWNLRDQPPEERAAADLQGFAVDKTFLSSLKGILLETELVFGIILVSVFAYDAFKIYQNELVTRASQGDQQ from the exons ATGTTCAGTGCTTGGAATCTTCGGGACCAGCCCCCTGAGGAGAGGGCAGCTGCAGATCTCCAGGGTTTCGCTGTGGACaagaccttcctgtcttccctcAAAGGCATCCTGCTGGAAACTGAGCTG GTATTTGGTATCATCCTGGTTTCTGTCTTTGCCTATGATGCTTTCAAGATCTACCAGAATGAGTTGGTGACCAGAGCTAGCCAGG GGGACCAACAGTGA
- the Cmtm5 gene encoding CKLF-like MARVEL transmembrane domain-containing protein 5 isoform X1, which yields MFSAWNLRDQPPEERAAADLQGFAVDKTFLSSLKGILLETELALTFVIFICFTASISAYMAAALLEFFITLSFLFLYTTQYYQRCDRLNWPCLDFLRCVSAIIIFLVVSFAAVTSREGAAIAAFVFGIILVSVFAYDAFKIYQNELVTRASQGDQQ from the exons ATGTTCAGTGCTTGGAATCTTCGGGACCAGCCCCCTGAGGAGAGGGCAGCTGCAGATCTCCAGGGTTTCGCTGTGGACaagaccttcctgtcttccctcAAAGGCATCCTGCTGGAAACTGAGCTG GCCCTCACTTTTGTCATCTTCATCTGCTTCACGGCCTCCATCTCTGCCTACATGGCGGCTGCACTGCTGGAGTTCTTCATCAcgctctccttcctcttcctctacaCTACCCAGTACTACCAGCGCTGTGATCGACTTAATTGGCCTTGTCTG GACTTCCTCCGCTGTGTCAGTGCTATCATCATCTTCCTCGTGGTCTCTTTTGCTGCTGTGACCTCCCGGGAGGGAGCTGCCATTGCTGCTTTT GTATTTGGTATCATCCTGGTTTCTGTCTTTGCCTATGATGCTTTCAAGATCTACCAGAATGAGTTGGTGACCAGAGCTAGCCAGG GGGACCAACAGTGA